The Sphingomonas sinipercae genome contains a region encoding:
- a CDS encoding TonB-dependent receptor, with protein sequence MSEAPTAPASADAQSQAATAEQAHVNTHDAIVVTGVRRRAGDVLGGVSVLGKEELARNVRPSLGETLQKQPGVSATSFGPAASRPILRGLSGERIRILTDGIGSLDLSGSGPDHAVAINPLTAERIEVLRGPAALLFGSAAIGGVVNVIDARIPRALPDGGIDVDAIGDFGSAASERSFNLGVDAALGAKFVAHGDASYSKSSDLRVGGHLLSPALRDEARASDDPDIQALAELKDRLPNTQGRTRDLAGGVAYVDGDTNIGVSLARHDSKYGVPIRFSLDPAGDAEAPVIDARQTRGDVRVQVPVGGIFRTATLRGGLSKYRHDELEEGGDIGSSFFSRGGEVRGDIMQSERSGWGGTSGFQYLQRNVRIRGEEKFLPDARQQQAGLFTVQTLVRGPLRLEAGARVEFSKLDADADNQIGTPALSRDFTTVSGSIGGGYDVAPGWRGSLSLSRSSRAPGVEELFSNGPHGGTESFERGNPDLDPERSLSVEAGIRRTEGPVHFTANAYYSRFSNFIYQAPIDALVQDLPLYEYRQGRANYYGFEVQADAHLGHALGVYWAGELVADAVRATIQDFGPAPQIPPFRVLAALTGTRGKVDGRIEVERAARQDRIAPNETPTPGYSLVNASIEWHPLAAATELTLGLSANNIFDVVARRHSSLLKDYAPLAGRDIRFTARLGF encoded by the coding sequence GTGAGCGAGGCCCCGACCGCGCCGGCATCGGCAGACGCGCAGTCGCAGGCGGCCACTGCCGAGCAGGCCCATGTCAACACCCATGACGCCATTGTCGTGACCGGCGTCCGCCGGCGCGCCGGCGACGTCCTCGGCGGCGTTTCGGTGCTCGGCAAAGAGGAATTGGCCCGCAACGTCCGGCCGAGTCTTGGCGAAACCTTGCAGAAGCAGCCGGGCGTTTCGGCAACGAGCTTCGGGCCAGCAGCGTCGCGCCCAATCCTTCGCGGCCTTTCCGGCGAGCGCATCCGGATCCTGACCGACGGGATCGGCAGCCTCGACCTCTCCGGATCCGGACCCGACCATGCGGTGGCGATCAACCCGCTGACCGCAGAGCGGATCGAAGTCCTTCGGGGGCCGGCCGCATTGCTGTTCGGATCGGCCGCAATCGGCGGCGTCGTCAACGTGATCGACGCTCGAATCCCGCGCGCGCTTCCGGACGGCGGCATCGATGTCGACGCCATCGGCGACTTCGGATCCGCCGCCAGCGAGCGCTCCTTCAACCTGGGTGTCGATGCCGCGTTGGGCGCCAAGTTCGTCGCTCACGGCGACGCTAGCTATTCGAAGTCCAGCGACCTGCGTGTCGGCGGACACCTGCTATCCCCGGCACTGCGCGACGAGGCGCGCGCCAGCGACGATCCCGACATCCAGGCACTGGCGGAGCTCAAGGACCGGTTGCCCAACACCCAAGGCCGGACACGCGACCTCGCCGGCGGCGTCGCTTATGTCGATGGCGACACCAACATCGGCGTTTCGCTCGCCCGCCATGACAGCAAATATGGCGTGCCGATCCGCTTCTCGCTGGACCCGGCCGGGGATGCCGAAGCGCCGGTGATCGACGCCCGGCAGACGCGCGGCGACGTGCGCGTGCAAGTGCCGGTCGGCGGCATTTTCCGTACCGCAACGCTACGCGGCGGCTTGTCCAAGTATCGCCACGACGAGCTGGAAGAAGGCGGCGACATCGGCTCCAGCTTTTTCAGCCGCGGCGGCGAAGTGCGCGGAGACATCATGCAGTCCGAACGCTCCGGCTGGGGCGGCACCAGCGGCTTCCAATATCTTCAACGCAACGTGCGCATCCGCGGCGAAGAGAAATTCCTGCCCGATGCGCGGCAGCAGCAGGCGGGCCTGTTCACCGTCCAGACCCTGGTGCGCGGCCCGCTGCGGCTGGAGGCCGGCGCCCGAGTCGAGTTCAGCAAGTTGGACGCCGATGCGGACAACCAGATCGGCACGCCCGCCTTGTCGCGCGATTTTACCACCGTCTCCGGCTCGATCGGTGGCGGCTACGACGTGGCGCCGGGCTGGCGCGGATCCCTATCGCTGTCCCGATCGTCGCGCGCACCCGGCGTTGAGGAACTGTTTTCCAACGGTCCCCATGGCGGCACCGAATCCTTTGAGCGCGGCAACCCCGATCTTGATCCGGAACGCAGCCTGTCGGTCGAGGCGGGTATCCGGCGCACCGAGGGGCCGGTCCACTTCACCGCCAACGCTTATTACAGCCGCTTTTCGAACTTCATCTACCAGGCGCCGATCGACGCGCTGGTCCAGGACCTGCCGCTTTACGAATACCGGCAGGGGCGGGCGAACTATTACGGCTTCGAAGTCCAGGCCGACGCCCACCTGGGACATGCGCTTGGCGTCTATTGGGCCGGGGAACTCGTGGCCGACGCCGTCCGCGCGACCATCCAGGACTTCGGTCCGGCACCGCAAATCCCGCCGTTCCGCGTGCTTGCGGCACTGACTGGGACACGGGGCAAGGTCGACGGCCGGATCGAGGTCGAGCGCGCAGCCCGGCAGGATCGGATCGCGCCGAACGAAACGCCGACGCCGGGCTATTCCTTGGTAAACGCGTCGATCGAGTGGCACCCGCTTGCCGCCGCAACCGAGCTTACGCTTGGATTGAGCGCCAACAACATCTTCGACGTCGTCGCCCGTCGCCACTCCAGCTTGCTCAAGGACTATGCGCCGCTGGCCGGCCGCGACATCCGATTCACCGCGCGCCTCGGATTCTAG
- a CDS encoding PspC domain-containing protein gives MARAYSLARHDKKLAGVCSTLGNRFGVDPTFVRLGFAAAAVLVSFQLTLLLYVGIGVYFSVNRRKALRRDTTSEFDRMAFASRVRPSVHAMRTELEPIDRRMMAIDHHLLTQNDELAREIEALREDK, from the coding sequence ATGGCCCGCGCTTACTCGCTCGCACGTCACGACAAGAAACTGGCCGGCGTTTGTTCGACCCTGGGCAACCGGTTCGGGGTCGACCCGACCTTCGTCCGCCTCGGTTTCGCCGCTGCGGCGGTGCTGGTCAGCTTCCAGCTGACGCTGCTGCTCTACGTCGGGATTGGCGTCTACTTCAGCGTCAATCGTCGCAAGGCCCTTCGTCGCGATACGACGAGCGAGTTCGACCGGATGGCGTTCGCCAGCCGGGTCCGGCCCTCGGTCCATGCCATGCGCACCGAGCTTGAACCGATCGATCGCCGGATGATGGCCATCGACCACCATCTGCTCACCCAGAATGACGAGCTGGCGCGCGAAATCGAAGCGCTTCGGGAGGATAAGTGA
- a CDS encoding PspA/IM30 family protein, whose protein sequence is MPELEILEAKVPVRMPVAASQPERFERLQPIASWLSGPVFSRARDIFAANMTELLDRAEDPARMIRMIIMEMEETLVEVRATAARSIADMKEMRRSLGKLEQMQLVWSDKAELALSKGREDLAKAAIEEKQKAAEIADGLKAELAELEQVLREYEADIAKLQGKLREARARQNAIATRLESAVSRAKARELVNGNRTLDAFAKFEILERRAEFAEGRADALGLTGPRSLEEDLAELRAAEQVEAELAAMKAALAAKQN, encoded by the coding sequence GTGCCTGAGCTCGAAATTCTTGAGGCGAAAGTGCCGGTGCGGATGCCCGTTGCGGCCAGCCAGCCGGAACGCTTCGAGCGCCTGCAGCCGATCGCCAGCTGGCTTTCCGGCCCGGTGTTCAGCCGCGCCCGCGACATCTTCGCCGCGAACATGACCGAGCTTCTCGACCGGGCGGAAGACCCGGCGCGGATGATCCGAATGATCATCATGGAAATGGAAGAGACGCTGGTCGAGGTTCGCGCCACCGCGGCTCGCTCGATCGCCGACATGAAGGAAATGCGGCGCTCGCTCGGCAAGCTCGAGCAGATGCAATTGGTGTGGAGCGACAAGGCCGAGCTGGCCCTGTCGAAGGGCCGCGAGGACCTTGCCAAGGCGGCCATCGAGGAAAAGCAAAAAGCGGCCGAGATCGCCGACGGCCTGAAGGCGGAACTTGCCGAACTCGAGCAGGTGCTTCGCGAATATGAAGCGGACATCGCCAAGCTCCAGGGCAAGCTTCGCGAGGCCCGCGCCCGGCAGAACGCGATCGCCACGCGGCTCGAAAGCGCGGTTAGCCGGGCGAAGGCCCGCGAGCTGGTCAACGGCAACCGGACGCTGGACGCCTTCGCCAAGTTCGAGATTCTCGAACGCCGCGCCGAGTTCGCCGAAGGGCGTGCGGACGCGCTTGGCCTGACCGGCCCCAGGAGCCTGGAGGAAGACCTCGCCGAGCTTCGCGCCGCCGAACAGGTCGAAGCCGAACTGGCCGCCATGAAAGCCGCACTCGCGGCCAAGCAGAATTAA
- a CDS encoding DUF3297 family protein — protein sequence MAEDKTQLPDRLSLNPRSEYFDADVLQQGVGIRFNGQEKTNVEEYCVSEGWIRVAAGRSRDRFGNPMTIKLNGTVEPYIDGPADDQPADDGAASEG from the coding sequence ATGGCCGAAGACAAAACGCAGCTGCCCGACCGCCTGTCGCTCAACCCGCGCAGCGAATATTTCGACGCCGATGTGCTTCAGCAGGGCGTCGGCATCCGCTTCAACGGGCAGGAAAAGACCAACGTCGAGGAATATTGCGTTTCAGAGGGATGGATCCGGGTCGCCGCCGGGCGCAGTCGCGACCGCTTCGGCAACCCGATGACCATCAAGCTCAACGGGACGGTTGAGCCCTATATCGACGGACCGGCGGACGATCAGCCGGCCGACGACGGCGCCGCGTCCGAAGGGTAA
- a CDS encoding alpha/beta fold hydrolase produces the protein MNITKQLVALGALATAPALTGAAQPVAQPQVIAIVGATVLPMEGPDRLADQTVIVRGDRIEQMGPRQRIKIPAGARTIDARGQVLMPGLVDMHVHLAPTPGDPGDPAQRALAVMLAHGVTTARGMAGSPMNLEVRGKIEAGQIAGPRFYAAAPPLHDQNTQSAEDGREAVRKAKAAGFDLIKSHELSNAEVWQAVADEARKAGIPTAGHVNNAVGLDRALAAHQQIEHLDGVLAEIVKMVAPGTPLEWGQVPPPPVIAVASKVTDAQLAQLARKVAAAKSWHGPTLSLFEKLADLTTPVEQRLADPNMRFVPEGALKQWASHYGDLKAAGFTVADGVAFAQLRRRIVSAFAQAGVPLMAGSDTAQNFHVWGPGLYEEVRALAAAGLTPMQALRTATVTPRDYFRSLPNGGSALGWKADFGAIRPGARADLILLAGDPSRSLSALARPNLVVAGGRLFERAALDAMLAKAVADANAPPAAAAAAPVKQVYVMRHLPAGDGPDPDLSPAGAKLAQGLADFFKAGQFKAVFATPYKRTQQTAGAVAKAFGLPVGTYDPRDPDGLLRAIAAVPGNVLVVGHSNTVPDIVARLGGTPPGPIGEKDFGTIYRVDSGSKLTKQFQLGGVAPVALGPCTIKGLHPSVRCGTVTVAENRANPNGRKIAIHFGVQPAAGVAVDDPIVMLPGGPGLGGLQSGPGIDQMFGAMLKDRDLLLIDQRGTGQSNPLQCPQVENDSDPLGQLNESTPSEVTDCRDALAKKADLRFYHTREAVKDMELVRAALGYQKLDLFGMSYGTRPALDYLRLYPDRVSETVIRAAAPVEMKLPLWTARDTQLSFDRMAEACLAQPDCAAKHPDLKGDLKALLAMLDKSPAPITIKDPRNGKTLTGKLSRNGLGTVMFAMLYIPEFYSQLPPLLANAKGGNFSPLVQAASPFLLGVGDEIAWGMRWSVVCDEDVRRIDPKTVAAAARNTFMGTGAVEDEIRACSKWPRAAVPADYLKPVKSDKPVLIISGYHDPVAGKAWGDVIARTLPNSLHIEVPGASHLPPLPGCTQQLLGKFYSGTALRQLDTGCVANAPRPKMAA, from the coding sequence GTGAACATCACCAAGCAGCTTGTGGCGCTCGGCGCCTTGGCAACGGCGCCCGCACTTACGGGTGCGGCACAGCCCGTGGCGCAACCGCAGGTCATCGCCATCGTCGGCGCAACGGTGCTGCCGATGGAAGGACCGGACCGGCTGGCCGACCAGACGGTGATCGTCCGCGGCGACCGAATCGAGCAAATGGGCCCGCGGCAACGCATCAAGATTCCGGCCGGTGCGCGGACGATCGATGCGCGCGGGCAGGTGCTGATGCCCGGCCTGGTCGACATGCACGTCCACCTCGCCCCGACGCCGGGCGATCCGGGCGACCCGGCGCAGCGGGCGCTGGCGGTGATGTTGGCGCATGGCGTTACCACCGCGCGCGGAATGGCGGGTTCGCCGATGAACCTGGAAGTGCGCGGCAAGATCGAAGCCGGCCAGATTGCCGGTCCGCGCTTTTATGCGGCCGCGCCGCCGCTGCACGACCAGAACACGCAAAGTGCCGAGGACGGCAGGGAAGCGGTGCGCAAGGCAAAGGCCGCCGGGTTCGACCTCATCAAGTCGCACGAACTCAGCAACGCCGAAGTTTGGCAGGCCGTCGCCGACGAAGCGCGGAAGGCTGGCATTCCCACCGCGGGCCACGTCAATAATGCGGTTGGGCTGGATCGTGCGCTGGCCGCGCATCAGCAGATCGAGCATCTGGACGGAGTTCTTGCCGAAATCGTGAAGATGGTCGCCCCGGGCACGCCGCTCGAATGGGGCCAGGTTCCGCCGCCGCCAGTCATCGCCGTTGCTTCTAAGGTGACAGATGCGCAGCTGGCGCAACTGGCGCGCAAGGTCGCCGCCGCTAAGTCGTGGCACGGACCGACCCTGTCGCTGTTCGAAAAGCTGGCCGACCTGACCACGCCGGTCGAGCAGCGGCTGGCCGACCCGAACATGCGGTTCGTGCCCGAAGGGGCGTTGAAGCAATGGGCGTCGCACTATGGCGACCTCAAGGCCGCCGGCTTCACCGTCGCCGATGGCGTTGCGTTCGCCCAGCTTCGGCGGCGCATCGTCAGCGCGTTCGCGCAGGCGGGCGTACCGTTGATGGCCGGTTCCGACACCGCGCAGAACTTTCATGTCTGGGGCCCGGGCCTTTACGAGGAAGTGCGGGCCCTGGCCGCCGCCGGGCTGACGCCGATGCAGGCGCTTCGTACTGCAACGGTCACTCCCCGCGATTACTTCCGGTCGTTGCCCAACGGCGGTTCGGCGCTCGGTTGGAAGGCCGACTTCGGCGCCATTCGGCCCGGCGCCCGGGCGGACCTCATCCTGCTTGCCGGCGATCCCAGCCGCAGCCTGAGCGCGCTGGCTCGCCCGAACCTGGTCGTCGCCGGTGGCCGCCTGTTCGAGCGCGCGGCGCTCGACGCCATGCTGGCCAAGGCGGTCGCCGATGCGAACGCGCCGCCGGCCGCGGCGGCCGCCGCACCGGTGAAGCAGGTCTATGTGATGCGCCACCTGCCAGCGGGCGATGGACCGGACCCCGACCTGTCGCCGGCCGGCGCCAAGCTGGCGCAGGGACTGGCCGACTTTTTCAAGGCCGGACAGTTCAAGGCGGTGTTTGCAACGCCGTACAAGCGGACGCAGCAAACCGCGGGTGCAGTCGCAAAAGCGTTCGGGCTGCCGGTCGGCACTTACGATCCGCGCGATCCCGACGGGCTGCTTCGCGCGATCGCCGCGGTTCCGGGCAACGTGCTGGTCGTTGGCCACAGCAACACCGTCCCGGACATCGTCGCCCGGCTCGGCGGAACGCCGCCAGGCCCGATCGGCGAAAAGGACTTCGGTACGATTTACCGGGTCGATTCCGGGTCGAAGCTGACAAAGCAATTCCAGCTTGGCGGAGTCGCGCCGGTGGCTCTCGGGCCGTGCACGATCAAGGGGCTGCACCCATCGGTTCGCTGCGGCACCGTCACCGTCGCCGAGAACCGCGCCAACCCGAACGGGCGCAAGATCGCCATCCATTTCGGCGTCCAGCCGGCCGCCGGCGTGGCCGTCGATGACCCGATCGTCATGCTGCCCGGCGGCCCCGGTCTCGGCGGCCTGCAGAGCGGGCCGGGCATCGACCAGATGTTCGGCGCGATGCTGAAGGATCGCGACCTTTTGCTGATCGACCAGCGCGGCACCGGCCAGTCGAACCCGCTGCAATGCCCGCAGGTCGAAAATGACTCGGACCCGCTTGGCCAGCTCAACGAATCGACGCCGTCGGAAGTGACCGATTGCCGCGACGCGCTGGCGAAGAAAGCGGATCTCCGCTTCTATCACACGCGCGAAGCGGTGAAGGATATGGAGCTGGTGCGGGCCGCGCTCGGCTATCAGAAGCTCGACCTGTTCGGCATGTCCTACGGCACTCGCCCCGCGCTCGATTACCTGCGGCTCTATCCGGACCGGGTTAGCGAGACGGTTATCCGCGCCGCCGCGCCCGTCGAAATGAAGCTGCCGCTGTGGACCGCCCGCGATACGCAGCTTTCCTTCGACCGAATGGCGGAAGCCTGCCTGGCGCAGCCCGACTGCGCGGCCAAGCATCCGGACCTGAAGGGCGACCTCAAGGCCCTGTTGGCGATGCTCGACAAGTCCCCGGCGCCGATCACGATCAAGGACCCGCGCAACGGCAAAACCCTGACCGGAAAGCTGTCGCGCAACGGGCTGGGCACCGTCATGTTCGCGATGCTCTACATCCCCGAATTCTATTCGCAGCTGCCGCCGCTGCTGGCCAACGCCAAGGGCGGCAATTTCTCGCCGCTCGTGCAAGCCGCCTCGCCGTTCCTGCTCGGCGTCGGCGACGAGATCGCCTGGGGGATGCGCTGGTCGGTGGTCTGTGACGAAGACGTACGCCGGATCGACCCGAAGACGGTCGCGGCGGCCGCCCGCAACACGTTCATGGGTACGGGCGCCGTCGAGGATGAAATCCGCGCCTGTTCGAAATGGCCGCGTGCCGCCGTCCCGGCGGATTATCTGAAGCCCGTCAAAAGCGACAAGCCGGTCCTGATCATCTCCGGCTACCACGATCCGGTGGCGGGCAAGGCGTGGGGCGATGTCATCGCCAGGACGCTCCCCAACAGCCTGCACATCGAAGTGCCCGGCGCTTCGCACCTGCCGCCGCTACCCGGCTGCACGCAGCAGCTCCTCGGCAAGTTCTACAGCGGGACGGCGCTCAGGCAGCTCGATACCGGCTGCGTCGCCAACGCGCCCAGGCCGAAGATGGCGGCCTAG
- a CDS encoding 3-methyl-2-oxobutanoate dehydrogenase (2-methylpropanoyl-transferring) subunit alpha, with product MRDTDSLKRNRPQLSLHVPEPAYRPGDTPDFSSIAVPAAGEVPRPDIGVAPADIAGLATSLVRVLDDRHQAVGPWDPKLDADTLRKILRDMVTVRIFDDRMYRAQRQGKTSFYMKATGEEAIACAAAAALDRDDMNFPTYRQQGLLIARGYPLTEMMCQIYSNKGDKLRGRQLPIMYSSPDHGFFTISGNLGTQFPQAVGWAMASAIKGDSRIAVGWIGDGATAEGDFHAAATFAAVYNAPAILCVVNNQWAISSFSGIAGAERATFAQRAIGYGIPGLRVDGNDALAVFAAIRWAADRARSNSGPTLIEFFTYRAEGHSTSDDPSGYRPTEEAKAWPFGDPVERLKAHLLALGEWDGERHEAMVKELDAEIRAAQKEAEKQGILPEQGKENVESIFDDVYAEVPWHLAEQRDELRQERQG from the coding sequence ATGCGTGACACAGATTCCTTGAAGCGGAACCGGCCGCAGCTTTCGCTGCACGTGCCCGAACCCGCTTACCGCCCGGGCGATACGCCGGATTTTTCAAGCATCGCGGTGCCCGCCGCCGGTGAGGTTCCGCGCCCGGACATCGGCGTCGCGCCTGCCGACATCGCAGGGCTTGCGACATCGTTGGTGCGAGTCCTCGACGACCGGCATCAGGCGGTCGGCCCATGGGACCCCAAGCTGGACGCCGACACCTTGCGAAAGATCCTGCGCGACATGGTCACGGTGCGCATTTTCGACGACCGCATGTACCGCGCCCAGCGCCAGGGGAAGACGAGCTTCTATATGAAGGCGACGGGCGAAGAGGCGATCGCTTGCGCTGCCGCCGCCGCCCTTGACCGCGACGACATGAACTTCCCGACGTATCGGCAGCAAGGCCTGTTGATCGCACGCGGCTACCCGCTGACCGAGATGATGTGCCAGATCTACTCGAACAAAGGCGACAAGCTGCGCGGCCGGCAGCTGCCGATCATGTACTCCTCGCCCGACCACGGCTTCTTCACCATCTCCGGCAACCTCGGCACGCAATTCCCGCAGGCGGTGGGCTGGGCGATGGCATCGGCGATCAAGGGCGATAGCCGCATTGCGGTCGGCTGGATCGGCGACGGCGCAACGGCGGAGGGCGACTTCCACGCCGCCGCCACCTTCGCCGCCGTCTATAACGCGCCCGCCATCCTGTGCGTGGTCAACAACCAGTGGGCGATCTCCAGTTTCTCGGGCATCGCCGGGGCGGAGCGCGCGACCTTCGCCCAGCGGGCGATCGGCTACGGCATCCCGGGCCTTCGGGTCGACGGCAACGATGCGCTGGCGGTGTTCGCCGCGATCCGCTGGGCGGCCGACCGGGCGCGATCCAATTCGGGCCCGACTCTGATCGAGTTCTTCACCTATCGCGCCGAGGGTCACTCCACGTCGGACGACCCCTCAGGCTACCGCCCGACCGAAGAGGCCAAGGCCTGGCCCTTCGGCGATCCGGTCGAGCGGTTGAAGGCGCACCTGCTGGCGCTTGGCGAGTGGGACGGTGAGCGCCACGAGGCGATGGTCAAGGAACTCGACGCCGAAATCCGCGCCGCCCAGAAGGAAGCGGAAAAGCAGGGCATCCTGCCCGAACAGGGCAAGGAGAACGTCGAAAGCATCTTCGACGACGTCTATGCCGAAGTTCCCTGGCACCTGGCCGAGCAGCGCGATGAGCTGCGACAGGAGAGGCAGGGCTGA
- a CDS encoding alpha-ketoacid dehydrogenase subunit beta, which produces MNMIQALNDAHRVAMRADPDVVVFGEDVGYFGGVFRVTEGLQKEFGKQRSFDAPISETGIVAAAVGMAAYGIKPVIEIQFADYIYPGYDQIVSEVAKIRYRTAGEWTMPMVIRSPYGGGIFGGQTHSQSPESLFTHIAGLKTVIPSTPYDAKGLLIAAIEDPDPVIFFEPKRIYNGPFDGYHDRPVKPWSKHSASDVPEGHYTVPIGKAAIVREGSELTVLAYGTMVHVALAAVEERGIDAEVIDLRTLVPLDIEAIEQSVKKTGRCLVVHEAPKTSGFGAELVSLVQERCFYHLEAPVGRVTGWDTPYPHAFEWAYFPGPKRLARALEKVMAD; this is translated from the coding sequence ATGAACATGATCCAGGCGCTGAACGACGCCCACCGCGTCGCCATGCGCGCCGATCCGGACGTCGTCGTCTTTGGCGAAGACGTCGGTTACTTCGGCGGCGTCTTCCGCGTGACCGAGGGCCTGCAAAAGGAATTCGGCAAGCAGCGTTCGTTCGACGCGCCGATCAGCGAAACCGGGATCGTCGCCGCCGCAGTGGGCATGGCCGCTTACGGCATCAAGCCGGTGATCGAGATCCAGTTCGCCGATTACATCTACCCCGGCTACGACCAGATCGTCAGCGAGGTGGCGAAGATCCGCTATCGCACCGCCGGCGAATGGACGATGCCGATGGTCATCCGCTCGCCCTACGGCGGCGGCATCTTCGGCGGCCAGACGCACAGCCAGTCGCCCGAAAGTCTGTTCACCCACATCGCGGGACTGAAGACGGTGATCCCGTCGACGCCTTACGACGCCAAGGGCCTGCTGATCGCCGCGATCGAAGATCCCGATCCCGTAATCTTCTTCGAGCCCAAGCGCATCTACAACGGCCCGTTCGACGGTTACCACGACCGCCCGGTGAAGCCGTGGTCGAAGCATTCGGCCAGCGATGTTCCCGAAGGCCATTATACGGTGCCGATTGGAAAAGCGGCGATCGTTCGCGAAGGATCGGAACTGACCGTGCTTGCCTATGGCACGATGGTGCACGTGGCGCTTGCCGCGGTCGAGGAGCGCGGGATCGATGCCGAAGTGATCGACCTGCGCACGCTGGTGCCGCTCGATATCGAAGCGATCGAACAGTCGGTGAAGAAGACGGGCCGCTGCCTGGTGGTCCACGAAGCACCCAAGACCTCCGGCTTCGGCGCCGAGCTGGTCAGCCTGGTGCAGGAACGCTGCTTCTATCATCTCGAAGCCCCGGTCGGACGCGTCACCGGCTGGGATACGCCCTACCCGCACGCTTTCGAATGGGCTTACTTCCCCGGACCCAAGCGGCTCGCGCGCGCTCTAGAAAAAGTGATGGCTGACTGA
- a CDS encoding dihydrolipoamide acetyltransferase family protein, giving the protein MATYEFKLPDIGEGIAEAEIVAWHVKLGDRVEEDQQLADMMTDKATVEMESPVAGTVAKLAGEVGDQIPIGSVLVVIETDASSPAASEPEPAAQSVDEMPLADGAVEPTAAQEQQIPTTAEEPPSPVAKPAKEAPKPAVLSPAPASDGGHSAQVLASPAVRQRARDLGIDLGQVKTSADRIRHSDLDAYLLYNGGSVGQRGAAARPDETIKVVGLRRKIAENMQEAKRRIPHFTLVEEFDVTDLEDTRAMMNRDRGSNPKLTLLPFLITAMARALPDWPMLNATYDDDANVITRHGALNLGMAAQTPNGLMVPVIRNAQAMSVWQLASEALRLAEAARSGKASREELSGSSITLSSLGPMGGITSTPVINRPEVAIIAVNKVEEKVVVVDGEIEVRKRMNLSLSCDHRVVDGWDAASFLQAMKAYIENPLRLLS; this is encoded by the coding sequence ATGGCGACCTACGAATTCAAGCTCCCCGACATTGGCGAAGGCATTGCCGAGGCCGAGATCGTCGCCTGGCACGTCAAGCTCGGCGACCGGGTCGAGGAAGACCAGCAGCTCGCCGACATGATGACCGACAAGGCGACGGTGGAAATGGAATCGCCCGTCGCTGGAACGGTCGCGAAGCTCGCCGGTGAAGTCGGCGACCAAATTCCGATCGGGTCCGTGCTGGTCGTGATCGAAACCGACGCTTCGTCGCCGGCCGCCAGCGAGCCCGAACCAGCCGCGCAATCGGTCGACGAGATGCCGCTTGCCGACGGCGCCGTCGAACCGACCGCCGCCCAGGAACAGCAAATCCCGACGACGGCGGAAGAGCCGCCTAGCCCCGTTGCAAAGCCGGCCAAGGAAGCGCCCAAGCCCGCGGTTTTGAGCCCGGCACCCGCGAGCGACGGCGGCCACTCCGCCCAGGTCCTTGCCTCGCCCGCCGTGCGCCAGCGTGCCCGCGATCTCGGCATCGACCTTGGCCAGGTCAAGACCAGCGCCGATCGCATCCGCCACTCCGACCTCGACGCCTATCTTCTCTACAACGGCGGCTCCGTCGGTCAGCGCGGCGCCGCCGCCCGGCCCGACGAGACGATCAAGGTCGTCGGCCTGCGCCGTAAGATTGCGGAGAATATGCAGGAGGCCAAGCGCCGCATCCCGCACTTCACGCTGGTCGAGGAGTTCGACGTCACCGACCTTGAGGACACGCGGGCGATGATGAACCGCGACCGCGGGTCGAACCCGAAGCTGACCTTGCTGCCCTTCCTGATCACGGCGATGGCGCGGGCGCTGCCCGACTGGCCGATGCTCAACGCGACGTATGACGACGACGCCAATGTCATCACGCGCCACGGCGCGCTCAACCTCGGCATGGCTGCCCAGACCCCCAACGGACTGATGGTGCCGGTGATCCGTAATGCGCAGGCCATGAGCGTCTGGCAGCTCGCGTCCGAAGCGCTTCGGCTCGCCGAGGCCGCCCGTTCCGGCAAGGCCAGCCGCGAGGAGCTGTCCGGTTCAAGCATCACCTTGTCATCGCTCGGCCCGATGGGCGGCATCACCTCGACGCCGGTGATCAACCGGCCCGAAGTCGCGATCATCGCCGTCAACAAGGTCGAGGAGAAGGTCGTCGTCGTCGATGGCGAGATCGAGGTTCGCAAGCGCATGAACCTGTCGCTTTCCTGCGACCACCGGGTCGTCGACGGCTGGGACGCAGCGAGCTTCCTGCAGGCAATGAAAGCCTACATCGAAAACCCGCTGCGGCTACTCAGCTAG
- a CDS encoding DUF6582 domain-containing protein, with protein sequence MSELSEKKRDSLDEETFAFPDERKEPLNDASHVRNAIARFNQVKGVSDDEREAAWRRIKKAADKHGVEVNEKSWREIGKD encoded by the coding sequence ATGTCGGAGCTTAGCGAGAAGAAACGCGATTCTCTGGATGAGGAGACGTTCGCATTCCCCGACGAGCGCAAGGAGCCGCTCAACGACGCCAGCCACGTCCGCAACGCCATTGCCCGGTTCAACCAGGTCAAGGGCGTGAGTGACGATGAACGCGAGGCGGCGTGGCGGCGGATCAAGAAAGCCGCCGACAAGCACGGGGTCGAGGTCAACGAAAAGAGCTGGCGCGAAATCGGCAAGGACTGA